The following are encoded in a window of Cupriavidus oxalaticus genomic DNA:
- a CDS encoding PilW family protein, which translates to MRTQPMRRHGLGFSLTEAMVGLALGLIVAAVATAAWQVALSAYRSAAERVLLEERGQRTLAILAALLRQAGWHAGTLDASAPPAVSGADDCGQPGIAEVPTCARHGVAHSDVLLVRFSGQGQSGDASQPDETMIDCSGYPLAARVAGAGSATDFVAANMLYVAAATDGEPQLLCRYPSRRNGQVDGHGWTSGALVRGVASLQLRFGIDMDGDRQPDAFLPAARVQAMGAHAWQRVLAVQVALALQGEQRGIPRDAGVKAGADDALADLQAAPVDTHRASRRVFATTVRLRNAPRCEETLC; encoded by the coding sequence ATGAGAACGCAGCCGATGCGCCGCCATGGCCTGGGCTTCTCGCTGACCGAAGCCATGGTCGGCCTGGCGCTCGGGCTGATCGTCGCCGCCGTCGCCACGGCGGCATGGCAGGTGGCACTCTCCGCCTACCGCAGCGCGGCGGAGCGCGTCCTGCTGGAGGAGCGCGGCCAACGCACGCTCGCCATCCTGGCCGCGCTGCTGCGCCAGGCCGGCTGGCATGCCGGCACGCTCGACGCGTCAGCGCCGCCCGCCGTCAGCGGCGCCGACGACTGCGGGCAGCCAGGCATCGCCGAGGTGCCGACGTGCGCCCGCCACGGTGTCGCGCACAGCGATGTGCTGCTGGTGCGGTTCAGCGGCCAGGGGCAGTCCGGCGACGCGAGCCAGCCTGACGAGACCATGATCGATTGCAGTGGGTATCCGCTGGCCGCACGGGTGGCCGGGGCCGGCAGCGCCACGGATTTTGTCGCGGCAAACATGCTCTATGTAGCCGCCGCCACGGACGGCGAGCCGCAGCTGCTATGCCGCTACCCGTCCCGCCGCAATGGCCAGGTCGACGGGCACGGCTGGACGTCGGGGGCACTGGTCCGTGGCGTCGCCTCGCTGCAGCTGCGCTTCGGCATAGACATGGATGGCGACCGTCAGCCTGACGCGTTCCTGCCTGCGGCACGGGTCCAGGCCATGGGTGCGCACGCATGGCAGCGCGTGCTGGCGGTGCAGGTCGCGCTTGCGCTGCAGGGCGAGCAGCGCGGCATTCCCCGCGACGCCGGCGTGAAGGCGGGCGCTGACGATGCCCTGGCCGACCTGCAGGCAGCGCCAGTCGACACGCACCGCGCCAGCCGGCGCGTGTTCGCCACCACGGTCCGCCTGCGCAACGCCCCGCGCTGCGAGGAGACGCTATGCTGA
- the glyA gene encoding serine hydroxymethyltransferase, with protein sequence MFERSRFTIDQIDPEVFAAIQKENQRQEDHIELIASENYTSPAVMAAQGSQLTNKYAEGYPGKRYYGGCEFVDMVEQLAIDRVKQLFGAEAANVQPNSGSQANQGVYFAVLKPGDTIMGMSLAEGGHLTHGMALNMSGKWFNVVSYGLNAQEDIDYDALEKLAQDKKPKLIIAGASAFALRIDFERIGKVAKSIGAYFMVDMAHYAGLIAAGVYPNPVPHADFVTTTTHKSLRGPRGGVILMKAEHEKAINSAIFPGIQGGPLMHVIAGKAVAFKEALTPEFKEYQQQVVKNAAVLAETLIARGLRIVSGRTESHVMLVDLRAKNITGKDAERILGEAHLTVNKNAIPNDPEKPFVTSGIRVGSPAMTTRGFKEEEARIVGNLIADVLDNPHDAANIASVREQAAALTKRFPVYG encoded by the coding sequence ATGTTCGAACGCAGCCGTTTCACGATCGACCAGATCGACCCTGAGGTCTTTGCCGCCATCCAGAAGGAAAACCAGCGCCAGGAAGACCACATCGAGCTGATCGCCTCCGAAAACTACACCTCGCCGGCCGTGATGGCCGCGCAGGGTTCGCAACTGACCAACAAGTATGCCGAGGGCTATCCCGGCAAGCGCTACTACGGTGGCTGCGAGTTCGTCGACATGGTCGAGCAGCTCGCCATCGACCGCGTCAAGCAGCTGTTCGGCGCCGAAGCCGCCAACGTGCAGCCCAACTCGGGCTCGCAGGCCAACCAGGGCGTGTACTTCGCCGTGCTCAAGCCGGGCGACACCATCATGGGCATGAGCCTGGCCGAAGGCGGCCACCTGACCCACGGCATGGCGCTGAACATGAGCGGCAAGTGGTTCAACGTGGTCAGCTACGGCCTGAACGCGCAGGAAGACATCGACTACGACGCGCTGGAAAAGCTGGCGCAAGATAAGAAGCCCAAGCTGATCATCGCCGGCGCCTCGGCCTTCGCGCTGCGCATCGACTTCGAGCGCATCGGCAAGGTGGCCAAGTCGATCGGCGCCTACTTCATGGTGGACATGGCCCACTACGCCGGCCTGATCGCCGCGGGCGTCTACCCGAACCCGGTGCCGCACGCCGACTTCGTCACCACCACCACGCACAAGAGCCTGCGCGGCCCGCGCGGCGGCGTGATCCTGATGAAGGCCGAGCATGAGAAGGCCATCAACTCGGCGATCTTCCCCGGCATCCAGGGTGGCCCGCTGATGCACGTGATCGCCGGCAAGGCGGTGGCGTTCAAGGAAGCGCTGACGCCCGAGTTCAAGGAATACCAGCAGCAGGTGGTGAAGAACGCCGCCGTGCTGGCCGAGACCCTGATCGCGCGCGGCCTGCGCATCGTCTCGGGCCGCACCGAAAGCCACGTGATGCTGGTCGACCTGCGCGCCAAGAACATCACCGGCAAGGACGCCGAGCGCATCCTGGGCGAGGCGCACCTGACGGTGAACAAGAACGCGATTCCGAACGACCCGGAAAAGCCCTTCGTCACCTCGGGCATCCGCGTTGGCTCGCCGGCCATGACCACGCGCGGCTTCAAGGAAGAAGAGGCGCGCATCGTCGGCAACCTGATCGCCGACGTGCTGGACAACCCGCACGACGCCGCCAACATCGCCAGCGTGCGCGAGCAGGCCGCTGCCCTGACCAAGCGTTTCCCGGTCTACGGCTGA
- a CDS encoding PilW family protein has product MRDRHAPALIRRRIASRGRSLVEIMIALVLSLLLLGSITAFYLTTQRSTRTQEGLRSADDGARWALSVLGDQLRLAGLGRVDLSLLSARPVTFDGAPVLGCEGGLADVGTGACVAPANANADAITVRYQRIDGSLASVTDCNGRAVPVARGVVENAFYVTGNTLMCRGSDGATMAASRAEPILDNVQDLQLSYGVAQDADSANVTQYQPASALAAPDWSRVVSVRVCLLVADPSPVNADVATTYRDCADNVQNIADGRLRRRFTSSFALRNRVG; this is encoded by the coding sequence ATGCGCGACCGTCACGCTCCGGCCCTGATCCGGCGCCGCATCGCGAGCCGCGGACGCTCGCTGGTGGAAATCATGATTGCGCTGGTGCTGAGCCTGCTGCTGCTGGGGTCGATCACCGCGTTCTACCTGACCACGCAGCGCAGCACGCGCACGCAGGAAGGCCTGCGCAGCGCCGATGACGGCGCGCGCTGGGCCCTGTCGGTCCTCGGCGACCAGTTGCGCCTGGCCGGGCTTGGCCGCGTTGACCTGTCGTTGCTGAGCGCGCGCCCGGTCACCTTCGATGGCGCGCCCGTGCTGGGTTGCGAGGGCGGGCTCGCCGACGTCGGCACAGGCGCCTGCGTGGCACCCGCGAACGCCAATGCGGATGCGATCACTGTGCGCTACCAGCGCATCGACGGCTCGCTGGCCAGCGTCACCGACTGCAACGGCCGCGCCGTCCCGGTGGCACGCGGCGTGGTGGAGAACGCCTTCTACGTGACCGGCAACACGCTGATGTGCCGCGGCTCCGATGGCGCGACGATGGCTGCGTCGCGTGCCGAGCCGATCCTCGACAACGTCCAGGACCTGCAGCTTAGCTATGGCGTGGCGCAGGACGCCGACTCCGCCAACGTCACGCAATACCAGCCGGCCAGCGCGCTGGCGGCGCCCGACTGGAGCCGCGTGGTCAGCGTTCGCGTATGCCTGCTGGTGGCGGATCCCAGCCCGGTCAATGCGGATGTCGCCACGACTTACCGCGATTGTGCAGACAACGTGCAGAACATCGCCGACGGCCGCCTGCGGCGGCGCTTTACCAGCAGCTTTGCGCTGCGCAACCGGGTGGGCTAG
- a CDS encoding pilus assembly protein encodes MTAMTAFGKRFRKRVAAMVACAVALSPLSAGHAAVSQQPLIFSTSVAPNVMFTLDDSGSMMFEITPESLSPNGTESNWDLTPSGGNWLIYAFPLPSGGRVYSNDSDDDYYSGANASVVNFSSNSLAAARYRTAALNVSYYNPDVTYRPWFDPASKLVNANPKQAYYNPMLTGRGSIDLTADKTVEAYWLSNDGRSFSRKTVTFYPALYYRYDPALSNCNKTTSDLDCFKRYEIKTDLTFPHNGKRSDCAAPTSCTYAEEIQNFANWFQYYRSRILAMRAAVGQAFSGQNEAIRVGFTTINDKTRSGTSSYAGIRRPVVPFDTTTNKPAFYQDFYSLNIAANGTPLLGGMEAVGKYFQNNAQPWTEPGGTKESACRASYHILSTDGYYTDSSSVGDVDSSKGPRISPVSGTAYQYQPVTPYKDSYSNTLADVAMKYWVNDLRTTENRVPTNARDEAFWQHLVTFTLGLGVKGSLESDPNNQPGNPNASRDDVLDAILAKLKAGTISWPRPSSDQSKIDDLWHAAVNTRADNYSAGDASGLAAALNNALTQISSRSGSSSSAATNATTLNTDTALFLTRFRSGAWTGELQSRSFNAADRTFSIQNWNAYQQMPAAASRKIYTWSPGTAPAGKPFRWSSDSDTSLSSAQKAALGGDKTIVAYLRGDTSLEKRNGGKYRDRVTDNGAGTSVSNVLGDIVNSSPIYVKAADAGYDYLNADGGNSYFGFLANNRNNRRAMIYVGANDGMLHGFDALTGEEKFAYVPNQAIVGANSVKALASPDYIHRFLVDATPSAGDAYIRRGSESTASWRTVLVGGMGAGGKGMFALDVTDPSAFDEKKVMWEIAADNDNDLGYTFGTPVIGRVNSGKWVAIFGNGYESGTGKAVLYIVDLANPFAGNGIQKIYADAKETAVTGNNNGLGSPEVVYDDNLTIQAVYAGDLKGRLWKFDLSGDNPAAWSARMGTTRGAPLFTAQSAAGTAQPITAAPTALVNPKDPKKGFLLTFGTGRFHDAADTAATGYNSVYGVWDNNAAAATRSDLRAQTLALGSTIVDGVSRPVLTLSSNAVDYTTRRGWYIDLLTQGERVVVKPKTDAERLVVTTLTPSTDECVGGISSNLLDFAALTGAALPYAVLDVNGDGKVDGDDNIKVNDKVLVVSGIAQQGNFGSTIFTGGSGGSDHLKVASATTGDVISVVEKGNIARNRLSWRQISQ; translated from the coding sequence ATGACGGCAATGACGGCATTTGGCAAGAGGTTCCGCAAGCGTGTCGCTGCCATGGTGGCATGCGCAGTCGCGCTGTCGCCGCTGTCGGCCGGCCATGCGGCGGTGTCGCAGCAGCCGCTGATCTTCAGTACGTCGGTGGCGCCGAACGTGATGTTCACGCTGGATGACTCCGGCTCGATGATGTTCGAGATCACGCCCGAAAGCCTGTCGCCGAACGGGACGGAATCGAACTGGGACCTGACCCCAAGTGGCGGCAACTGGCTGATCTATGCCTTCCCGTTGCCATCCGGCGGCCGGGTCTACTCAAACGATTCGGATGACGATTATTATTCCGGCGCCAACGCCTCGGTGGTCAACTTCAGCAGCAACTCGCTCGCGGCGGCGCGTTACCGTACCGCGGCACTGAACGTCTCTTACTACAACCCGGACGTCACCTACCGGCCCTGGTTCGACCCGGCCAGCAAGCTGGTCAATGCGAACCCGAAGCAGGCCTACTACAACCCGATGCTGACGGGCAGAGGCTCGATCGACCTCACCGCCGACAAGACGGTCGAGGCGTACTGGCTCAGTAACGATGGCAGGAGCTTCTCCAGGAAGACCGTAACGTTCTATCCGGCGCTTTACTATCGATACGATCCTGCCCTGAGCAACTGCAACAAGACCACGTCGGACCTGGACTGCTTCAAGCGTTATGAGATCAAGACCGACCTGACCTTTCCCCACAACGGCAAGCGCTCAGACTGCGCCGCGCCGACCAGTTGCACATATGCCGAGGAAATCCAGAACTTCGCCAACTGGTTCCAGTACTATCGCTCGCGTATTCTGGCCATGCGCGCCGCGGTAGGGCAGGCGTTCTCCGGCCAGAACGAGGCCATCCGCGTCGGCTTTACCACCATCAACGACAAAACCAGGTCGGGCACTTCGTCCTACGCCGGCATCCGCCGCCCTGTGGTTCCGTTCGACACCACCACCAACAAGCCGGCGTTCTACCAGGATTTCTACAGCCTGAATATCGCCGCCAACGGCACACCGCTGCTCGGCGGGATGGAAGCCGTAGGCAAGTACTTCCAGAACAATGCGCAGCCTTGGACCGAGCCGGGCGGCACCAAGGAGAGCGCTTGCCGCGCCAGCTACCACATCCTGTCCACCGACGGCTACTACACGGACAGCAGCTCGGTCGGGGATGTCGACAGCAGCAAGGGCCCGAGGATCTCGCCGGTGTCAGGCACCGCATACCAGTACCAACCGGTGACGCCGTACAAGGATTCCTACTCCAATACGCTCGCCGACGTGGCGATGAAGTACTGGGTCAACGACCTGCGCACGACCGAGAACCGCGTGCCGACCAACGCCCGCGACGAAGCGTTCTGGCAGCATCTGGTCACGTTCACCCTGGGCCTGGGCGTGAAGGGATCTCTGGAGTCCGATCCCAACAACCAGCCGGGCAACCCCAATGCGTCGCGCGACGATGTGCTCGATGCCATCCTGGCCAAGCTGAAAGCCGGCACCATCTCGTGGCCCAGGCCATCGAGCGATCAGAGCAAGATCGATGATCTCTGGCACGCGGCGGTCAATACGCGCGCCGACAACTACAGCGCGGGCGACGCCTCCGGGCTGGCCGCGGCGCTGAACAACGCGCTCACCCAGATCTCCTCGCGCAGCGGTTCGTCTTCTTCGGCGGCGACCAACGCGACCACGCTGAACACCGATACCGCGCTGTTCCTGACGCGCTTCCGCTCTGGCGCGTGGACCGGGGAATTGCAGTCGCGAAGCTTCAACGCCGCCGACCGTACCTTCTCGATCCAGAACTGGAACGCCTACCAGCAGATGCCGGCCGCGGCGTCGCGCAAGATCTATACGTGGTCGCCGGGTACGGCGCCGGCGGGCAAGCCGTTCAGGTGGTCCAGCGACTCCGACACCTCGCTTTCCAGCGCGCAGAAGGCCGCGCTCGGCGGCGACAAGACCATCGTGGCTTACCTGCGCGGCGACACCTCGCTGGAAAAGCGCAATGGCGGCAAGTACCGCGACCGCGTCACCGACAACGGTGCCGGCACGTCGGTCTCCAATGTGCTGGGCGACATCGTCAACTCGTCGCCGATCTACGTGAAGGCGGCCGACGCCGGCTATGACTACCTGAATGCCGACGGCGGCAACAGCTACTTCGGCTTCCTCGCCAACAACCGCAACAACCGGCGCGCGATGATCTACGTCGGCGCCAATGACGGCATGCTGCATGGCTTTGATGCATTGACCGGGGAGGAGAAGTTTGCCTACGTGCCCAATCAGGCCATCGTCGGCGCCAATTCGGTCAAGGCGCTGGCCTCGCCGGACTATATCCACCGCTTCCTCGTCGATGCCACACCCAGCGCCGGCGACGCCTACATCCGCCGCGGCAGCGAAAGCACGGCGAGCTGGCGCACGGTGCTGGTCGGCGGCATGGGCGCCGGCGGCAAGGGCATGTTTGCGCTCGACGTGACCGACCCGTCGGCCTTCGACGAGAAGAAGGTCATGTGGGAGATCGCCGCCGATAACGACAATGACCTGGGCTATACCTTCGGCACGCCGGTGATCGGCCGCGTCAACAGTGGCAAGTGGGTGGCGATATTCGGCAACGGCTACGAGAGCGGCACGGGCAAGGCGGTGCTGTATATCGTCGACCTGGCCAACCCGTTTGCCGGCAATGGCATCCAGAAGATCTATGCCGATGCGAAGGAGACCGCCGTCACCGGCAACAACAACGGACTGGGCAGTCCGGAAGTGGTCTACGACGACAACCTGACCATCCAGGCGGTCTACGCCGGCGACCTGAAAGGCCGGCTGTGGAAATTCGACCTCTCGGGCGACAACCCGGCGGCGTGGAGCGCGCGCATGGGCACCACGCGGGGCGCGCCGCTGTTCACCGCGCAAAGCGCCGCGGGCACGGCTCAGCCGATCACCGCCGCGCCGACCGCGCTGGTCAATCCCAAGGATCCGAAGAAAGGCTTCCTGCTGACCTTCGGCACCGGCCGCTTCCATGATGCCGCCGATACCGCGGCCACCGGCTACAACTCGGTCTACGGCGTGTGGGACAACAATGCTGCCGCGGCGACGCGCAGCGACCTGCGCGCGCAGACGCTGGCGCTGGGTTCGACGATCGTGGATGGGGTGTCGCGTCCCGTCCTGACGCTCAGCAGCAATGCGGTCGACTACACCACCCGGCGCGGCTGGTACATCGATCTGCTGACGCAGGGCGAGCGCGTGGTGGTCAAGCCGAAGACAGACGCGGAGCGGCTGGTCGTCACCACGCTGACGCCGTCGACCGACGAGTGCGTCGGCGGCATCAGTTCCAACCTGCTCGACTTTGCCGCGCTGACCGGCGCCGCGCTGCCGTACGCGGTGCTCGACGTCAACGGCGACGGCAAGGTCGACGGCGACGACAACATCAAGGTCAACGACAAGGTGCTGGTGGTATCGGGCATCGCGCAGCAGGGCAACTTCGGCTCGACCATCTTTACCGGGGGCAGCGGCGGCAGCGACCACCTCAAGGTCGCCAGCGCCACCACGGGCGATGTCATCAGCGTGGTGGAGAAAGGCAATATCGCCCGCAACCGGCTGTCGTGGAGGCAGATCTCGCAATGA
- the pilV gene encoding type IV pilus modification protein PilV: MQLNRSAVRQRGASLIEVLITMVLVAIVLIGMMSLQAASLRYRSGASARYTIVDAATDLSERIRANASGLAEGVPEGANAYLDALAVQPPAAPARDCSRVACDGAEYAAWDVSQWWRALSAQLPGAGVAAWTSPAVAAPAGTVPAGFVSYRLELYWKDPASNIAAVDCSAAANAYFATLAGFDTRGVTCATVTLRP; the protein is encoded by the coding sequence ATGCAGCTGAACCGGTCCGCAGTGCGCCAGCGCGGCGCCAGCCTGATCGAGGTGCTGATCACCATGGTGCTGGTCGCGATCGTGCTGATCGGCATGATGTCGCTGCAGGCGGCGTCGCTGCGCTACCGCTCCGGGGCCAGCGCGCGCTACACCATCGTCGATGCGGCCACCGACTTGTCCGAGCGTATCCGCGCCAATGCGTCAGGCCTGGCTGAAGGCGTGCCCGAAGGTGCCAACGCCTACCTGGATGCACTGGCGGTGCAGCCTCCCGCCGCGCCCGCCAGGGACTGCAGCCGGGTCGCGTGCGACGGGGCGGAGTATGCCGCGTGGGACGTCTCGCAATGGTGGCGCGCGCTGTCGGCGCAACTGCCCGGCGCAGGCGTGGCGGCATGGACTTCCCCCGCAGTCGCGGCACCGGCCGGCACCGTGCCGGCCGGCTTTGTCAGCTACCGGCTGGAGCTGTACTGGAAGGATCCCGCATCGAACATTGCCGCCGTGGATTGCTCCGCGGCGGCCAACGCTTATTTCGCCACGCTGGCCGGGTTTGACACCAGGGGAGTCACATGCGCGACCGTCACGCTCCGGCCCTGA
- a CDS encoding pilus assembly PilX family protein, with translation MDRQGGRPPLRRRRARGVVLVVALVIIVVVSMLTVWSMRGSLFDERLAGNNRDHQVAFQAAELGLRFCEGVVVSGQPAALFNRMYRKDMSAIANPAAPPLDSSGERKLGYLDANGRQFWEVPSNWDTSVNAEPNTNVIVIPASDGVTLREAAAAPRCFIEEIRKPSRVRNTQTGMAINIHYRVTALGTGISPGTQVTLQSEVRQ, from the coding sequence ATGGACAGACAAGGGGGCAGGCCGCCGCTGCGCAGGCGCCGCGCGCGTGGCGTGGTGCTGGTGGTGGCGCTGGTGATCATCGTGGTGGTGTCGATGCTGACCGTATGGAGCATGCGCGGCAGCCTGTTCGACGAGCGCCTGGCAGGCAACAACCGCGATCACCAGGTGGCATTCCAGGCGGCGGAACTGGGCCTGCGCTTTTGCGAAGGCGTGGTGGTGAGCGGCCAGCCGGCGGCGCTGTTCAACCGCATGTATCGCAAGGATATGAGTGCGATCGCGAATCCGGCAGCGCCGCCGCTCGACAGCAGCGGCGAGCGCAAGCTCGGCTACCTCGACGCGAATGGCCGCCAGTTCTGGGAGGTGCCTTCGAACTGGGACACCAGCGTCAATGCCGAGCCCAATACCAATGTCATCGTCATCCCTGCCAGCGACGGCGTGACGCTGCGCGAGGCGGCGGCCGCTCCGCGCTGCTTTATCGAAGAGATCCGCAAACCGTCCCGGGTCAGGAATACGCAGACCGGGATGGCGATCAACATCCACTACCGCGTCACCGCGCTGGGTACAGGCATCAGCCCCGGGACGCAAGTCACGCTCCAGTCGGAGGTACGGCAATGA
- a CDS encoding pilus assembly protein produces the protein MLRPHAMTQAGGITLLFAATMLLLVAATAAAMLQMLLAGRQLAAAGRDREIAFRAAEAALLEAEAELLAAAGGSDDRFGQWPAAGECGRGAQAALCNTAHAGTPVWQPWLHGLATGLALGVPASGVAVVPGATLPDAFAGSYTAPRYVAELLDDGPVLDEGWPALPRLRITAVGFGRSPAVRAVVQSIVQP, from the coding sequence ATGCTGAGGCCGCACGCCATGACGCAGGCCGGCGGCATCACGCTGCTGTTCGCGGCAACAATGCTGCTGCTGGTCGCCGCCACCGCGGCGGCCATGCTGCAAATGCTTCTGGCAGGCCGGCAACTGGCGGCGGCCGGCCGCGATCGCGAGATCGCGTTCCGGGCAGCAGAAGCCGCCCTGCTCGAGGCGGAGGCCGAACTGCTCGCCGCCGCCGGTGGCAGTGACGACCGCTTCGGCCAGTGGCCCGCCGCAGGCGAATGCGGCCGCGGCGCACAGGCAGCGCTGTGCAACACTGCGCATGCGGGCACGCCGGTATGGCAGCCGTGGCTGCATGGCCTGGCTACGGGCCTGGCGCTTGGCGTGCCGGCAAGCGGCGTTGCCGTCGTGCCAGGAGCCACCTTGCCGGACGCCTTTGCTGGTTCGTACACGGCGCCGCGCTACGTTGCCGAGCTGCTCGACGACGGTCCCGTGCTCGACGAAGGCTGGCCGGCCTTGCCGCGGCTGCGCATCACCGCCGTCGGCTTCGGCCGCTCGCCCGCGGTACGGGCCGTCGTGCAGAGCATCGTGCAGCCATGA
- a CDS encoding GspH/FimT family pseudopilin has translation MGSPIRTRAAGCGGRSPFARAHCAGIDGARAPLRARPAKSGFTLIELMVVIALIAITTSIAIPSFQRFLERARADAAAAEVAGLFSLARSEAIRRNVPVTICRATTATSTVCAQDAQADWGGRWLVFQDTDNDQVRAAGEEIIRMRDAGNGLSLLLAAPVQAIQVSARGFLSADGALALRVASSGSDARVLNICVSHAGRIDQRTAACS, from the coding sequence ATGGGCAGCCCGATTCGCACCCGCGCGGCCGGGTGTGGAGGGCGTTCGCCGTTTGCCCGCGCGCATTGCGCGGGCATCGACGGCGCACGCGCTCCACTGCGCGCGCGCCCGGCCAAGTCCGGCTTTACGCTGATCGAACTGATGGTCGTGATCGCGCTGATCGCGATCACGACTTCGATCGCCATCCCATCGTTCCAGCGCTTCCTTGAGCGCGCGCGCGCCGATGCCGCGGCGGCCGAGGTCGCGGGGCTGTTTTCGCTGGCGCGCAGCGAAGCGATTCGCCGCAACGTGCCGGTGACGATCTGCCGGGCGACCACGGCGACCAGCACTGTCTGCGCGCAGGATGCGCAGGCTGACTGGGGCGGCCGCTGGCTCGTGTTCCAGGACACCGACAACGACCAGGTACGTGCGGCCGGCGAAGAGATCATCCGCATGCGCGATGCCGGCAATGGCTTGTCGCTGCTGCTGGCCGCGCCGGTGCAGGCGATCCAGGTCAGCGCCCGTGGCTTCCTGTCGGCCGATGGCGCGCTCGCCCTGCGGGTGGCGTCGTCCGGGTCGGATGCGCGCGTGCTGAATATCTGCGTGTCGCATGCCGGACGTATCGACCAGAGGACGGCGGCATGCAGCTGA
- the nrdR gene encoding transcriptional regulator NrdR, which translates to MKCPFCGHSNTQVLDTRMSEDGDAVRRRRRCESCDRRFTTYERIELFFPAIVKKNGSRVDYARAKLKDSMRLALRKRPVSAEAIDEAITRIEERLLSLGEKEIASSQVGELVMRELRKLDKIAYIRFASVYRSFEDVSEFSDVLAEVTAGNSKR; encoded by the coding sequence ATGAAATGCCCCTTTTGCGGTCATTCCAATACCCAGGTGCTCGACACGCGCATGTCGGAAGACGGCGATGCCGTGCGCCGGCGCCGCCGCTGCGAGTCCTGCGACCGCCGCTTCACCACCTATGAGCGGATCGAGCTGTTCTTTCCCGCCATCGTCAAGAAAAACGGTTCGCGCGTCGACTACGCGCGTGCCAAGCTGAAGGATTCGATGCGCCTGGCGCTGCGCAAGCGCCCGGTCTCGGCCGAGGCCATCGATGAAGCCATCACCCGCATCGAGGAAAGGCTGCTGTCGCTGGGCGAGAAGGAAATCGCCAGCAGCCAGGTCGGCGAGCTGGTGATGCGCGAGCTGCGCAAGCTCGACAAGATCGCCTATATCCGGTTTGCGTCGGTGTACCGGAGTTTCGAGGACGTTTCCGAATTCTCCGATGTGCTCGCCGAAGTGACCGCGGGCAACAGCAAGCGCTGA
- a CDS encoding type IV pilin protein produces the protein MNGYRSRRVRTMGGMTLIELMVAVSILGILAAIAIPNYTEHVRRGYRTDARGMMTEAAQQLERFRSVNGRYDQDSAGAAFALPAAFRTSPRDSNRVRYNISLVANSLTANGYVLQAVPADAADACGTYLLDQAGTRLNAVGANPAAYLQNCWER, from the coding sequence ATGAACGGGTACCGTAGCCGCCGCGTGCGGACCATGGGCGGCATGACGCTGATCGAGCTGATGGTCGCGGTATCGATCCTCGGCATCCTCGCCGCCATCGCCATCCCCAACTACACCGAGCATGTGCGGCGCGGCTACCGCACCGATGCGCGCGGCATGATGACCGAGGCGGCGCAGCAGCTGGAGCGCTTCCGCTCGGTCAACGGGCGCTATGACCAGGACAGCGCCGGGGCGGCGTTTGCCTTGCCGGCGGCGTTCCGCACCTCGCCGCGCGACAGCAACCGGGTGCGCTACAACATCTCGCTGGTGGCCAATTCGCTGACGGCGAACGGCTATGTGCTGCAGGCCGTGCCGGCCGATGCGGCGGATGCCTGCGGCACCTACCTGCTGGACCAGGCGGGCACGCGGCTGAACGCGGTCGGGGCGAATCCCGCCGCTTATCTGCAGAACTGCTGGGAACGTTGA